A window of Nonomuraea angiospora genomic DNA:
CTACGAGGTCGTAGGCGTGGTGCGGGGCGGTCAGCAGTTGCTGCGGGTGCTCCGCCACGGGTGGGTGGTCGCCGACTGCACCTCTGTGGCGGAGGTGGCCGGCCACGTCGACCTGGCCGACCTGTGCGAGGTCATCGAACTGCCGACGTGGCGGCGGACGGAAGAGCGCGCGGAGGCCCGAACGAGTTCGCATCATCGCTGAGTGCCGTGTATGGTTACACCTGTCCG
This region includes:
- a CDS encoding transposase, producing the protein MDRRWVGLDGYEVVGVVRGGQQLLRVLRHGWVVADCTSVAEVAGHVDLADLCEVIELPTWRRTEERAEARTSSHHR